A window of the Parvularcula bermudensis HTCC2503 genome harbors these coding sequences:
- the addA gene encoding double-strand break repair helicase AddA: protein MTNSALDPLAETTAIQQTVSDPRRSAWLSANAGSGKTHVLIGRVIRLLTDLADGGREIDPSSILCLTFTNAAAAEMKNRLFDILGEWSLLSDEALSDALTTRFGRSPAAPSLMRTRRLFARALDTPGGLRVQTIHAFCESLLRQFPLEAGVMPGFSVLDDAEYAALIHRCRWQALRALQAEGFAGDHLTVQEKFSQESAVMKALAGIEASDLMPTEDLIEQLGEGGDSDVDDIKRHCLQTLDREFVRQFSRIAPDIAKGAKERTFRAREALSAWEADDPSAFDHLCSAFLKADGQRPADKTMAGNKDIRGILPSVAAEWAELATALEAARHRITACAIIRTHAATERLLRRTTDFCRAEKARRGLLDYDDLVASAASLLTRTDHAWLQFKLSHGLHHLLVDETQDTGPSQWSVLNPLRQALLAHNGEVPKTVFFVGDRKQSIYAFQGADADLFERERAETETLASRDHFVSRQLFLSFRSSQAILDVVDESFTPEEARRGLSDDAPIRHVAAKPDLPGKVELWPLERRDETLTEDPWSAPVDAVRPEHPTRKLAKRLAADIKKRVGRDDCILKNGDKRPLAYRDILLLCQTRGPIFHEVLRALSEAAIPTAGADRLPLMEDIAVRDLLSALRFAVNHEDDLSLAELLKSPLVGIDDDLLFALAHGRDQGVTLWSRVREAAGSDDRLAAAVAMIEEAEGTGHASGPFALLSSYLDGGQPSGWLRFHRRLGLGVDLALEELLTDAIAFEQAEPRSLVGFVHYLERSLSDGRIIKRDSEDTEDVVRVMTVHGAKGREAHTVYLIDANKPSELKADFIKGDGGKLICPPSGVSHPLLDLAKEKAKAREREEYRRRLYVGMTRAEQRLVITGTAGTSKDDPEAVAEAKPPAEASWYGLVAQAMTRLGERVERQSSPGEAPLRVLSVASSRDRRVQPDKARQSAASAIPNWLFRAADREVEERTLAPSHAVDQDQGRSISTIGPLAMVEGQGARRRGILLHGLFERLPPLAPAQRRPLGARYLACHGGDIPAEERARWLEEVLGILENEAFAEVFSPAAKTEMAIAGRLGNRRISGQIDRLVLREEEVVFVDFKTHRPPPRRVEDVESATLSQMALYHMLLRQRFPGRRVTGALLWTYTAQLMPLPEAVLLSALEKAL, encoded by the coding sequence ATGACAAACAGCGCCCTCGACCCCCTCGCCGAAACCACCGCCATCCAACAGACCGTCTCCGATCCGCGGCGATCGGCTTGGTTGTCGGCGAATGCGGGATCCGGTAAAACCCATGTATTGATCGGTCGGGTCATCCGCCTATTGACGGATTTGGCCGATGGGGGGCGGGAGATTGATCCCTCTTCGATCCTCTGCCTCACCTTCACGAATGCGGCGGCGGCGGAGATGAAGAACCGTTTGTTCGACATTCTCGGCGAATGGTCATTGCTCTCGGACGAAGCCCTATCCGACGCTCTCACGACGCGTTTCGGTCGATCCCCCGCCGCCCCGTCATTGATGCGAACCCGGCGTTTGTTCGCGCGGGCGCTTGATACCCCCGGGGGGCTTCGTGTCCAGACGATCCACGCCTTTTGTGAGTCCTTGCTGCGGCAATTCCCGCTTGAAGCGGGGGTGATGCCCGGTTTTTCCGTCCTTGATGACGCCGAATATGCCGCGCTTATCCATCGCTGCCGATGGCAGGCGCTGCGCGCTCTCCAGGCGGAGGGGTTTGCCGGTGATCATTTGACGGTCCAGGAAAAATTTAGCCAGGAATCGGCTGTCATGAAGGCTCTTGCCGGCATTGAGGCCTCGGATCTTATGCCCACGGAGGACCTGATTGAACAGCTGGGCGAAGGGGGCGACAGCGATGTCGATGACATCAAACGGCATTGCCTTCAGACCCTCGATCGTGAGTTTGTCAGGCAATTTTCCCGTATCGCTCCAGATATCGCAAAGGGGGCAAAGGAAAGAACATTCCGTGCCCGTGAAGCCTTGTCCGCGTGGGAGGCGGATGACCCGTCGGCTTTCGACCATCTTTGTAGCGCTTTTTTAAAAGCCGACGGCCAGCGACCCGCTGACAAGACGATGGCAGGGAATAAGGATATCCGCGGCATCCTTCCTTCCGTCGCGGCAGAGTGGGCCGAACTCGCCACGGCTTTGGAGGCGGCGCGTCACCGGATCACGGCATGCGCGATCATCAGAACCCACGCGGCGACCGAGCGCCTGCTTCGCCGTACGACCGATTTTTGTCGAGCGGAGAAAGCCCGGCGCGGTCTGCTCGATTACGACGATTTGGTCGCTTCGGCGGCATCGCTCCTGACCCGGACCGATCATGCATGGCTTCAGTTCAAGCTCTCCCATGGTCTGCATCATCTGTTGGTCGACGAAACCCAGGATACGGGGCCATCTCAATGGTCCGTTCTCAACCCCCTTCGCCAGGCGCTGTTGGCGCATAATGGGGAGGTGCCGAAAACGGTCTTCTTCGTTGGGGACCGGAAGCAATCGATATACGCCTTCCAAGGGGCGGATGCTGATTTGTTCGAGAGGGAGCGGGCGGAGACGGAGACACTCGCGTCGCGCGATCACTTCGTCAGTCGGCAATTATTTCTCTCCTTCCGATCGTCGCAGGCAATACTCGATGTCGTCGATGAGAGCTTCACCCCTGAGGAGGCCCGGCGCGGGCTATCGGACGACGCGCCCATTCGCCATGTTGCCGCCAAGCCCGATTTGCCGGGAAAGGTCGAGTTATGGCCCCTTGAGCGACGCGATGAAACGCTGACGGAGGATCCGTGGAGCGCACCGGTGGATGCGGTGCGGCCTGAGCATCCGACACGGAAACTGGCCAAACGCCTTGCCGCCGATATCAAAAAGCGCGTGGGGCGTGATGATTGTATCCTCAAAAACGGCGACAAGCGTCCGCTCGCCTATCGCGATATTTTGCTTCTCTGTCAGACAAGGGGGCCGATATTCCACGAGGTCTTGCGCGCTCTCAGCGAGGCGGCGATCCCCACCGCTGGGGCGGATCGCTTGCCTTTGATGGAAGATATTGCCGTACGCGATCTATTGTCGGCCTTACGATTTGCCGTCAATCATGAGGATGATCTCAGTCTCGCGGAACTGCTGAAATCACCGTTGGTCGGGATCGACGACGACCTTCTATTCGCTTTGGCCCATGGTCGGGATCAAGGCGTGACACTCTGGTCCCGGGTTCGGGAGGCGGCCGGATCGGATGATCGCCTGGCGGCGGCGGTCGCGATGATTGAGGAGGCTGAGGGCACAGGTCACGCATCGGGCCCATTCGCTCTGTTGTCGTCCTATCTCGATGGGGGACAGCCCTCGGGGTGGCTGAGATTCCACCGACGCTTAGGGCTCGGCGTGGATCTGGCGCTTGAGGAATTATTGACCGACGCCATTGCCTTTGAACAAGCCGAGCCCCGATCCCTGGTCGGCTTTGTGCACTATCTCGAACGCAGTCTCTCAGATGGGCGGATCATCAAACGAGATTCAGAAGACACCGAGGATGTCGTGCGGGTCATGACGGTCCACGGGGCGAAGGGGCGGGAGGCCCATACGGTCTATTTGATCGATGCGAATAAACCCTCCGAGCTCAAGGCGGACTTTATCAAAGGGGACGGCGGAAAATTGATCTGTCCGCCGAGCGGCGTCAGCCATCCCTTGCTTGATCTGGCCAAGGAAAAGGCAAAAGCGCGGGAGCGGGAAGAATATCGGCGGCGCCTCTATGTCGGTATGACCCGTGCCGAACAGCGATTGGTCATTACAGGGACGGCTGGAACGAGCAAGGACGACCCTGAAGCCGTGGCGGAGGCAAAGCCCCCCGCAGAGGCGAGTTGGTACGGTCTTGTGGCCCAGGCCATGACGCGGCTTGGTGAGCGGGTTGAGAGACAATCGTCCCCGGGGGAGGCCCCCTTGCGCGTCTTGTCGGTGGCTTCATCGCGGGACCGGCGCGTTCAGCCGGACAAGGCCCGCCAATCGGCAGCGTCGGCAATACCTAACTGGCTCTTCCGCGCCGCCGATCGAGAGGTGGAGGAGCGAACGCTCGCCCCCTCCCATGCGGTGGACCAGGACCAGGGGCGATCGATCTCCACAATCGGTCCCTTGGCGATGGTGGAGGGGCAGGGGGCGCGGCGGCGCGGCATCTTGCTACACGGACTATTCGAACGTCTGCCCCCCCTCGCGCCGGCCCAGCGCCGCCCCCTCGGCGCCCGCTATCTGGCCTGCCATGGCGGCGATATCCCCGCGGAGGAAAGGGCGCGCTGGCTGGAGGAGGTCCTGGGGATCTTGGAGAATGAGGCCTTCGCCGAGGTCTTTTCGCCGGCGGCGAAAACAGAAATGGCGATCGCCGGGCGCCTCGGAAATAGGCGCATCAGTGGGCAGATTGATCGTCTCGTTCTTCGCGAGGAGGAGGTCGTTTTCGTTGACTTCAAAACCCATCGTCCCCCCCCTCGCCGGGTGGAGGATGTTGAGTCCGCGACCCTCAGTCAGATGGCGCTTTACCACATGCTCTTGCGGCAACGCTTTCCAGGTCGCCGCGTCACTGGGGCCCTCCTCTGGACTTACACCGCGCAGCTGATGCCGTTGCCCGAAGCGGTTCTCTTGTCGGCATTAGAAAAGGCGCTCTAA
- the addB gene encoding double-strand break repair protein AddB, whose protein sequence is MTAKSDTWLTHRLRADPAIFTIPQGVPFLEALVAPLMRAFEGDPAGLADLTIYLPNRRAARRLIDHLAASAPTGTVILPQLRVLGDITEDDLMFSAPDMVADEEVPLAVDPMDRRLILAHLLAQRKAAEGDTAAPARMSAAASPDWPSLLAGADALASVLDSFHREALPLSALLSMTPEDLAGRAADHWHEHLRFLSILAEAWPAILSKQGCIELSDRQTRLMTALADHLSATPDGPPILIAGALGATEATAHLMESVAKSPRGAVILPGAMPMAADQSTLLPPSHPQAAFQRWLRRVGGGASVDLSPWDERMTDRKQATRAFLSLALTPAEETGDWHRRFADFRDAYSLDEALAPLSFATAGTPNEEADFVALLLREVLETEGKTALLVTPDRDLARRVCAKLRQWDIRLDDSGGTPLYGAYRGTYIRQWAHWLGAPDDPVALAALVAHGLFLRGLTRSDKERLARRVDRRLRGMRPRDWQDTQRRLAGEGPSPLETELLQDLDAALRAFQAATTQHERLRALIEIADRFARSADGDQLLWQDQDGEALAAQLSAMMQTAFLPDCPPAAFASLFEALLGSAVIRTYGTHPRLTVLGLVEARLQSADRVILAGLTEGTWPKLTTADPFLPHNVRLALGLPTHDAEVGRSALDFVDHALGEEVILIRSEKSDRGPALPSRWLTRLYNLIEAAKQTEATDITGRLRGWVGALRHPASVDPALPPMPRPAAALLPARLSVSDIGQLIRDPYSVYARRLLRLFPLDPLAQEPAERERGTLFHAVYERLAKVAPDRVTQEVFAHALAETIDDCLYPSECHDLYAMMGQRAGKAFSVISQTQRRDGATATFAEIEGELTVMAGGRSIDLYGRADRIDLYPDGTYTIIDYKGGSAPTFKQDASFEPQLSVLAMMAAAGGFKDLRRGQVRRLAYTPMLRKEAWSVPFTEEKVPWMVAGEDLKAHLLETAQNLNRMMTEFVSGQFVFHSQLRPFKSNSEGDYDHLARRREWAGMDGSADGGGEA, encoded by the coding sequence GTGACCGCCAAGTCGGACACTTGGCTCACCCACAGGCTGCGTGCCGATCCGGCAATCTTCACAATTCCCCAAGGGGTGCCTTTCCTCGAAGCGCTCGTCGCGCCATTAATGCGGGCATTCGAAGGCGATCCTGCTGGCTTAGCGGATCTTACGATATATCTGCCGAACCGGCGGGCGGCTCGGCGGTTGATCGATCACCTTGCCGCCTCGGCGCCAACGGGGACGGTCATTTTGCCCCAATTGCGGGTCCTCGGTGATATCACCGAGGATGATTTGATGTTCTCCGCGCCCGATATGGTTGCGGATGAGGAGGTCCCGCTTGCTGTCGATCCCATGGATCGTCGTCTGATCCTCGCTCACCTGCTAGCCCAGCGTAAAGCTGCGGAAGGCGATACTGCGGCCCCGGCACGGATGTCGGCGGCGGCATCGCCGGATTGGCCAAGTCTCCTTGCCGGGGCCGATGCGTTGGCCTCGGTGCTCGATAGCTTTCATCGCGAAGCGCTGCCCCTCTCGGCACTCTTGTCGATGACGCCCGAAGACCTGGCCGGACGTGCGGCGGATCATTGGCACGAGCATCTGCGCTTTCTTTCCATCTTGGCGGAAGCCTGGCCGGCGATTTTGTCTAAGCAAGGATGTATAGAGCTATCGGATCGCCAAACACGACTGATGACGGCGCTTGCCGACCACCTATCGGCCACGCCGGACGGGCCGCCGATCCTCATCGCCGGGGCTCTCGGCGCGACTGAAGCGACCGCCCATCTGATGGAGAGTGTGGCCAAAAGTCCGCGCGGCGCCGTCATCCTCCCCGGGGCGATGCCGATGGCGGCGGATCAATCGACCCTGCTGCCGCCTTCTCATCCGCAGGCGGCCTTTCAACGCTGGCTTCGGCGGGTTGGAGGAGGGGCGAGCGTTGACCTTTCCCCATGGGACGAGCGGATGACGGACCGGAAACAGGCGACCCGGGCCTTCTTATCCCTGGCGCTGACGCCGGCCGAAGAAACCGGTGACTGGCACCGGCGATTTGCCGACTTTCGTGACGCCTATTCCCTCGATGAGGCGTTGGCGCCCCTTTCCTTCGCCACGGCCGGGACGCCGAATGAGGAGGCGGATTTCGTCGCCCTCCTCCTCCGTGAAGTTCTGGAGACAGAGGGCAAAACCGCGTTGCTCGTCACGCCGGACCGCGATTTGGCGCGCCGGGTATGTGCGAAATTGCGTCAATGGGATATTCGCCTCGACGATTCGGGGGGGACGCCGCTCTATGGGGCTTATCGAGGGACCTATATTCGTCAGTGGGCGCATTGGCTTGGTGCCCCGGATGATCCTGTTGCCCTGGCGGCATTGGTCGCCCACGGCCTTTTTCTAAGGGGGCTCACCCGCAGTGACAAAGAGCGACTGGCCCGGCGGGTGGATCGCCGATTGCGCGGCATGCGGCCGCGGGACTGGCAAGACACCCAACGGCGCCTGGCGGGGGAGGGGCCGTCTCCTCTTGAGACGGAATTGTTGCAGGACCTAGACGCGGCGCTGCGGGCATTTCAGGCGGCGACAACCCAGCATGAGCGATTGAGAGCCCTTATCGAGATCGCTGACCGGTTCGCTCGCTCCGCCGACGGCGATCAATTGCTGTGGCAGGATCAAGACGGCGAAGCCCTTGCCGCGCAGCTATCGGCGATGATGCAGACGGCCTTCCTCCCCGACTGTCCCCCGGCGGCCTTTGCCTCCCTGTTTGAGGCCCTATTGGGGAGCGCTGTCATTCGTACCTATGGCACCCATCCCCGTCTGACCGTTCTGGGACTGGTCGAGGCCCGCCTGCAATCCGCCGACCGGGTCATCCTCGCAGGGTTGACGGAAGGGACCTGGCCGAAATTGACGACAGCCGATCCCTTTCTTCCCCATAATGTTCGTCTTGCCCTCGGTCTGCCGACCCATGATGCCGAAGTCGGTCGGTCGGCCCTCGACTTTGTCGACCATGCGTTGGGGGAGGAGGTCATCCTTATACGGTCGGAAAAATCCGACCGCGGACCCGCCCTTCCTTCACGGTGGCTGACCCGGCTTTATAACCTGATCGAGGCGGCGAAGCAGACTGAAGCGACGGACATCACCGGGCGCCTTAGAGGGTGGGTAGGGGCGCTGCGCCATCCGGCCAGCGTTGATCCGGCCTTGCCCCCAATGCCAAGACCCGCAGCGGCGCTTCTGCCCGCGCGTCTGTCCGTTTCGGATATCGGCCAGCTCATTCGCGACCCCTACAGCGTTTATGCCCGGCGCCTTCTCCGGCTCTTCCCCCTTGATCCGCTGGCCCAAGAGCCGGCGGAGCGGGAGCGCGGAACGCTTTTTCATGCGGTTTATGAGCGGCTGGCAAAGGTCGCCCCCGATCGGGTCACGCAGGAGGTGTTCGCCCACGCCCTCGCTGAGACAATCGACGACTGTCTTTATCCGTCTGAATGCCACGACCTTTACGCGATGATGGGGCAACGGGCGGGGAAGGCCTTTTCGGTGATCAGTCAAACCCAGCGCCGTGACGGGGCCACGGCGACCTTCGCGGAAATAGAAGGGGAATTGACCGTGATGGCGGGGGGGCGGTCTATCGATCTCTACGGACGTGCCGACCGTATCGATCTTTATCCGGATGGGACCTACACGATTATTGATTATAAGGGGGGCAGCGCGCCGACCTTCAAACAGGATGCGTCTTTTGAACCTCAATTATCGGTTCTGGCGATGATGGCGGCGGCTGGCGGATTTAAGGATCTGCGGCGTGGACAGGTTCGGCGCCTTGCCTATACGCCCATGCTCCGAAAGGAGGCATGGTCTGTTCCGTTTACCGAAGAAAAGGTGCCGTGGATGGTGGCGGGAGAAGACCTCAAGGCACACCTTCTCGAGACAGCGCAAAATTTGAATAGGATGATGACAGAGTTTGTTTCGGGACAGTTCGTCTTTCATTCTCAATTACGTCCTTTCAAGTCCAATAGCGAAGGTGATTACGATCACCTCGCCCGCCGACGCGAATGGGCCGGGATGGATGGGTCGGCGGATGGCGGGGGGGAGGCATGA
- a CDS encoding nucleotidyltransferase family protein, whose translation MIDTAMVLAAGLGTRFREVAGDRPKPLVPVAGRPLLDWVLAMLDDGGVKRAVVNIHYQPEMMRAHLQGIEVPKVDISDETTALMETGGGLMKATPLLGEGPVFCTNTDAIMPFEGGRPVEALRSAWHDERMDALLLLIPLGQTSGYKGSGDFTLDTDGRLSWSGPGERFVYSGLQIIHPRLWSGLRPEAQSTTVFWNQAMAAGRLCGLVYDGRWMHIGDRPGFDRAVEELEGHAA comes from the coding sequence ATGATCGATACCGCCATGGTTCTTGCCGCCGGCCTTGGGACTCGTTTCCGCGAAGTGGCGGGGGACCGGCCCAAACCGCTGGTGCCGGTGGCGGGACGGCCATTGCTCGATTGGGTCTTGGCAATGCTCGACGATGGCGGGGTCAAACGGGCGGTGGTGAATATCCATTATCAACCGGAGATGATGCGCGCCCATTTGCAGGGCATTGAGGTTCCGAAGGTGGACATCTCCGACGAGACGACCGCCTTGATGGAGACGGGCGGGGGATTGATGAAGGCGACCCCCCTGTTGGGCGAGGGGCCGGTCTTTTGTACGAATACGGATGCCATCATGCCCTTCGAGGGGGGGAGGCCGGTCGAGGCTCTGCGATCCGCCTGGCATGACGAGCGCATGGATGCGCTCTTATTATTGATCCCCCTTGGGCAAACCTCCGGCTATAAGGGATCTGGCGATTTTACGCTGGATACTGATGGACGGCTTTCCTGGTCAGGGCCGGGAGAGCGGTTTGTCTATTCGGGGCTCCAGATCATTCATCCGCGTCTTTGGTCCGGCCTGCGGCCCGAGGCGCAGTCGACGACCGTCTTCTGGAACCAGGCGATGGCGGCCGGCCGCCTTTGTGGTCTCGTCTATGACGGCCGCTGGATGCATATCGGCGACCGCCCCGGCTTCGATAGGGCGGTGGAGGAATTAGAGGGACACGCCGCGTGA
- a CDS encoding aminoglycoside phosphotransferase family protein codes for MSLVRKETGIDRSAQLAAFVEGAGWQGDVTAPLRADASTRRYIRLTGGAAPALLMDAPPRAEAPACPPSASEADRRALGYNALARLAGPRLEAFTSIAAYLNAHGVRAPQVFAADPDLGAAIVEDFGDTLLVHAATDSVAEARLYRAALSTLRPLRQVDLAPCQVGTWPLQTYDALAMATEARLLPEWYADYRGVELSRDALAAWDEAIADLLAGLSPPKKLVLRDFHAENVLVPEDGRLAVIDFQDALIGHAAYDVASLIEDARRDLDPGLGAELLAEEARHIETPDVFLSDYAILTTQRNAKILGIFARLIRRDGKAQYRQFFPRVEAHFAKDLRRDAVAPLRRWAEIYMPALLTPSGAET; via the coding sequence ATGAGCCTTGTTCGTAAAGAGACCGGCATTGATCGGTCCGCCCAATTGGCGGCCTTTGTCGAAGGCGCCGGCTGGCAGGGAGATGTCACCGCTCCCCTCAGGGCCGATGCGTCGACCCGTCGGTACATTCGCCTGACCGGCGGGGCCGCGCCGGCCTTGTTGATGGATGCGCCGCCAAGGGCGGAGGCGCCCGCTTGCCCCCCCTCAGCGAGTGAGGCGGACCGACGGGCCCTTGGGTATAATGCCCTTGCACGGCTCGCTGGACCCCGACTTGAGGCCTTCACATCAATTGCGGCCTATCTCAACGCTCACGGGGTTCGGGCGCCGCAAGTGTTTGCCGCCGACCCCGATCTGGGCGCGGCCATCGTCGAAGATTTCGGCGATACGCTGCTTGTTCATGCCGCCACCGATTCGGTTGCCGAGGCGCGCCTCTATCGGGCGGCCTTATCGACGCTGCGGCCCCTGCGGCAGGTCGACCTTGCCCCCTGTCAGGTCGGGACTTGGCCGCTTCAGACCTATGACGCCTTGGCGATGGCGACCGAAGCGCGGTTGCTTCCTGAGTGGTATGCAGACTATCGTGGGGTGGAACTCTCCCGTGACGCGCTCGCCGCATGGGATGAGGCGATTGCGGATCTTCTCGCGGGGCTCAGCCCTCCGAAGAAATTGGTGCTGCGAGATTTTCATGCAGAGAATGTCTTGGTGCCTGAGGATGGTCGCCTGGCGGTGATCGATTTCCAGGATGCCTTGATCGGTCACGCGGCCTACGATGTGGCCTCCTTAATCGAAGACGCCCGGCGCGACCTTGACCCAGGTCTTGGGGCAGAACTCCTCGCCGAAGAGGCGCGACATATCGAGACGCCGGACGTCTTTTTGTCCGACTACGCTATTTTGACCACTCAACGGAATGCAAAGATCTTGGGCATTTTCGCACGGCTCATCCGCCGTGATGGAAAGGCTCAGTATCGTCAATTTTTCCCGCGGGTCGAGGCGCACTTTGCCAAAGATCTGAGGCGGGATGCCGTCGCCCCCTTACGGCGTTGGGCTGAAATCTATATGCCCGCCCTGTTGACGCCTTCGGGAGCAGAGACATGA
- the tsaE gene encoding tRNA (adenosine(37)-N6)-threonylcarbamoyltransferase complex ATPase subunit type 1 TsaE, whose translation MAFLSFLSSCPKATETFGRRLGQVLRPGDVVSLAAEMGAGKTVLAAGVVRSLMGEDIDVSSPTFTIIHDYPGSPPVKHADLYRLAEPDEILELGLFDDDAAIVLVEWAEKGAAFLPPGYLEVGIHLVPEGRMIALSGDREWQERLTGRGIDEPCS comes from the coding sequence ATGGCGTTTCTTTCCTTCCTGTCTTCCTGCCCCAAAGCGACGGAGACTTTTGGACGCAGATTGGGCCAGGTGCTGAGACCGGGCGATGTGGTGTCGCTGGCCGCAGAGATGGGGGCGGGCAAAACGGTTCTGGCCGCGGGGGTCGTCCGCTCCCTGATGGGAGAGGATATTGACGTCTCAAGCCCTACTTTCACCATCATTCATGACTATCCCGGCTCCCCCCCCGTCAAGCACGCCGACCTTTACCGTCTGGCCGAACCTGACGAGATATTGGAATTGGGCTTGTTCGACGACGACGCGGCAATCGTGCTCGTCGAATGGGCGGAGAAGGGGGCTGCATTTCTGCCGCCGGGATATCTCGAGGTCGGCATTCACCTCGTGCCGGAGGGGCGGATGATCGCTCTGTCAGGGGACAGAGAGTGGCAAGAACGTTTGACCGGAAGAGGTATCGATGAGCCTTGTTCGTAA
- a CDS encoding 2Fe-2S iron-sulfur cluster-binding protein, producing MVKVTYIEHDGKEHEIDGDDGLTVMEVAVKNSVPGIDADCGGACACATCHVYVDPSFSEKVGAPNDMEDSMLDFASDRRENSRLSCQIKLDAELEGLVVRLPKFQG from the coding sequence ATGGTCAAAGTCACCTATATTGAACACGACGGTAAAGAACACGAAATCGACGGAGATGATGGGCTCACCGTGATGGAGGTCGCCGTGAAGAACTCCGTTCCGGGCATCGATGCCGATTGTGGCGGCGCCTGCGCCTGCGCCACCTGTCATGTTTATGTGGACCCGTCCTTCAGTGAAAAAGTTGGCGCCCCCAATGACATGGAAGATTCGATGCTGGATTTTGCGTCGGACCGTCGCGAAAATTCCCGTCTAAGTTGTCAAATCAAGCTCGACGCCGAGCTCGAAGGCCTCGTCGTTCGCCTGCCGAAGTTTCAAGGCTAA
- a CDS encoding MmcB family DNA repair protein: MTAPRCFGFVLVMVAAPSPTAPSCPEDEGGSPLAALRPQVTEDVTRGAARVMMEGGYAILTEMRLPNGLRADLMAIGPRGEIAIIEVKSCQADFDADSKWQGYRDYADLFYFAVPEDFPQDLLLPSAEGLIVADRFGGAILRPPIKRKLAAARRKALTLSFARRAALRQWPDVPSP; this comes from the coding sequence TTGACAGCGCCGAGATGTTTCGGTTTTGTTCTCGTCATGGTTGCCGCCCCTTCTCCTACCGCGCCGTCCTGCCCCGAAGACGAGGGGGGCTCTCCGCTGGCCGCTTTACGGCCACAGGTGACCGAAGATGTCACCCGCGGGGCCGCCCGGGTGATGATGGAGGGCGGGTACGCCATTCTGACCGAGATGCGCCTGCCCAATGGCTTACGTGCGGACCTGATGGCGATCGGGCCACGGGGAGAGATCGCGATCATTGAGGTCAAATCCTGCCAAGCCGATTTCGATGCCGACAGTAAATGGCAGGGATATCGGGACTATGCCGACCTGTTCTATTTCGCTGTGCCTGAAGACTTCCCGCAAGACCTCCTCTTGCCGTCGGCGGAAGGGCTTATCGTGGCGGACCGGTTTGGCGGGGCGATTCTGCGCCCGCCGATCAAGCGAAAGCTTGCCGCCGCCCGACGCAAGGCGTTGACCCTTTCCTTTGCGCGGCGCGCCGCCCTTCGCCAATGGCCGGATGTCCCGTCCCCTTGA
- a CDS encoding HAD family hydrolase encodes MPLSALLFDCDGVLVDSEIVGLADAAMFLQSRGFSWSAQEVITRFTGMRSDLFVANLRESYAAILGRSPDEAELADLVSGLLETRRAQLHTMTLVAGATMAVRTAGEVFAGRIAVASSSGKAQLADKMSRFGLAGHFGPHIYSADDVERGKPYPDIFLHAAAALGVAPATTLIIEDSVNGVLAARRAGAEVWGFVGGGHCAADHAQQLTESGASRIVADHDDLATQLRELS; translated from the coding sequence ATGCCGTTATCGGCCCTTTTATTCGACTGCGATGGCGTTCTCGTCGATTCCGAAATCGTTGGTCTCGCCGACGCGGCAATGTTCTTGCAGTCCCGCGGCTTCTCCTGGAGCGCCCAAGAGGTGATCACCCGCTTCACCGGCATGCGGTCGGATCTGTTCGTCGCCAATCTGCGGGAGAGCTATGCCGCTATTCTCGGCCGATCGCCGGATGAGGCCGAACTGGCCGATCTGGTCTCAGGATTGCTGGAAACCCGGCGGGCGCAGCTCCACACCATGACGCTGGTCGCGGGGGCGACGATGGCCGTGAGGACCGCAGGAGAGGTCTTTGCCGGTCGCATCGCCGTGGCCTCATCCTCGGGCAAAGCACAGCTTGCGGATAAAATGTCCCGTTTTGGTCTGGCCGGTCATTTCGGGCCCCATATTTATTCGGCCGACGATGTCGAAAGGGGGAAGCCCTATCCCGATATTTTCCTGCATGCCGCAGCGGCGCTGGGTGTAGCCCCCGCGACGACGCTGATTATCGAGGACAGTGTGAACGGTGTGCTGGCAGCACGGCGCGCAGGCGCTGAGGTCTGGGGCTTTGTCGGCGGCGGGCATTGCGCGGCGGACCATGCACAACAGCTCACCGAAAGCGGCGCCAGCCGGATTGTCGCCGACCACGATGATCTGGCGACGCAACTAAGAGAGCTTTCCTGA